In Chrysoperla carnea chromosome 2, inChrCarn1.1, whole genome shotgun sequence, the following proteins share a genomic window:
- the LOC123293060 gene encoding uncharacterized protein LOC123293060 gives MDYVHCYTCYVQLKEETEHLFYISSCGKLYCSSKCLQKAQGKKCCQSSPKCEVILLTQAPPEVQEFFADVGTVLEEMQMKCKKIIDYQNGLRERMFKCIFKKYANLKAEYVKLSEHYNTLHKDYKRLQDHVKRESAARQSHSIQTPNSAASANQILFGSRPQPSQSIFRNQPQGQPSSVLFSVGNGATRNFNEIRHNNSLNASNLSSSAVTPSNMSINSYGGSTIRGNNSYVGSALGSAESNHLITLSKLSLNKYKRT, from the exons atggaTTACGTACACTGTTATACATGTTATGTGCAACTTAAAGAAGAAActgaacatttattttatattagtagTTGTGGAAAATTGTATTGTAGTTCTAAGTGCTTacaaaaag CTcaaggaaaaaaatgttgtcaatCAAGCCCAAAGTGTGAAGTGATCCTATTGACGCAAGCTCCACCTGAAGTACAAGAGTTTTTCGCTGATGTCGGAACTGTCCTTGAAGAGATGcaaatgaaatgtaaaaag ATAATAGATTATCAAAATGGATTAAGAGAACGTATGtttaagtgtatttttaaaaagtacgcTAATTTAAAAGCCGAATATGTAAAGTTGAGCGAACATTATAACACTTTGCACAAGGATTACAAACGTCTACAGGATCATGTTAAG cgtGAAAGCGCTGCTCGTCAATCACATAGTATTCAAACGCCCAACTCGGCTGCGAGTgcaaatcaaatactttttggaAGTAGACCACAGCCATCCCAGTCTATTTTTAGAAATCAACCACAAGGACAACCTTCATCGGTACTTTTCAGTGTTGGTAATGGTGCCACACGAAACTTCAATGAAATACGacataataattctttaaatgcTTCCAATTtg TCATCTTCTGCAGTGACTCCGTCGAATATGTCAATCAATTCCTATGGTGGATCCACAATTAGAGGGAACAATTCGTATGTTGGATCTGCGCTTGGATCTGCTGAGAGCAATCACTTGATAACATTGTCAAAATTATCCTTAAACAAGTATAAACGAACATAA